Proteins from a single region of Synechococcus sp. WH 8109:
- the pgl gene encoding 6-phosphogluconolactonase: MTNYRIEKAKDPQDLARQACETVAAQIDLALDQRDRCQIALSGGSTPASAYSLLGQERLPWDRVDVVLGDERWVAADDASSNAGMLRRTLLAPGPGASAAFHPVPTVELDSPEASAQAFADQLSQLCLGAPPVFDVMLLGLGDDGHTASLFPGTEAPAVLDRWTTIGRGKGLDRITMTAPVLSAARQVIFLVSGAGKQEALRRLVDPSESSDRTPARLVQPASDVLILADQDAAAGL; encoded by the coding sequence ATGACCAACTACCGCATCGAGAAGGCGAAGGATCCTCAGGACCTCGCTCGTCAGGCCTGTGAAACTGTTGCTGCCCAAATTGATCTGGCTTTGGATCAACGGGACCGTTGCCAGATCGCTCTCTCCGGTGGGAGCACACCCGCCAGCGCCTATTCCCTGCTCGGTCAGGAACGGTTGCCCTGGGACCGGGTGGACGTCGTCCTGGGTGACGAGCGCTGGGTGGCTGCCGACGATGCGTCCAGCAACGCCGGCATGCTGCGCCGCACCCTTCTCGCACCCGGGCCTGGAGCCTCAGCCGCTTTTCATCCCGTTCCCACCGTGGAACTGGATAGTCCTGAGGCAAGTGCCCAGGCTTTTGCTGACCAGCTTTCTCAGCTGTGCTTAGGAGCACCACCGGTGTTCGATGTGATGCTGCTGGGCCTGGGGGATGACGGCCACACCGCATCCCTCTTCCCCGGCACTGAGGCTCCAGCGGTGCTGGATCGCTGGACGACCATCGGGCGCGGCAAGGGGTTGGATCGCATCACCATGACGGCTCCTGTGCTCAGTGCCGCCCGTCAGGTGATCTTCCTCGTCAGTGGGGCCGGTAAACAGGAGGCTCTCAGGCGACTGGTCGATCCCTCCGAATCCTCCGATCGCACTCCCGCTCGGCTGGTTCAACCTGCTAGTGATGTGCTGATCCTTGCTGATCAGGATGCAGCCGCCGGCCTCTGA
- a CDS encoding glutamyl-tRNA reductase: MHISVVGLSHRTAPVEIRERLSIPEQTMETSLQSLRGNEQVLEASILSTCNRLEIYTLVRNPDLGVSAVSDFLSSHSGLETGELTPHLFSYHHEDAVDHLMRVASGLDSLVLGEGQILSQVKKMMRLGQEHKSLGPILNRLLTQAVSTGKRVRSETNLGTGAVSISSAAVELAQLKLGQSRGLDQLVTLESEQIAVVGAGRMSRLLLQHLQAKGASGVVLLNRTVERAEQLSADFPDLPVQCRSLTDLDQYLSTCSLMFTSTAADDPIIDAARLAPLNRRSKLRLIDIGVPRNIAADAADVDGVESHDVDDLQEVVARNQEARQAMAREAEQLLQQEAQQFLEWWDSLEAVPTINQLRSSMESIRSEELQKALSRMGPDFSARERKVVEALSKGIINKILHTPVTQLRAPQTRQDRQQALRIVERLFDLEAS, from the coding sequence ATGCATATCTCCGTCGTCGGCCTCAGTCATCGGACGGCACCGGTGGAGATCCGGGAACGGCTCAGCATCCCTGAGCAGACCATGGAGACGTCCCTTCAATCCCTGCGCGGCAATGAGCAAGTGCTCGAGGCATCGATCCTCAGCACCTGCAACCGCCTTGAGATTTACACCCTTGTACGGAATCCGGACCTCGGCGTGTCGGCTGTCAGCGACTTCCTCAGCAGCCACTCCGGTCTTGAGACAGGAGAGCTGACTCCTCACCTGTTCAGCTACCACCACGAAGATGCTGTCGACCATCTGATGCGTGTGGCATCAGGTCTCGACAGCCTTGTTTTGGGAGAGGGTCAAATCCTCTCCCAGGTAAAAAAAATGATGCGGCTCGGCCAGGAGCACAAATCCCTGGGGCCGATCCTGAATCGCTTGCTCACCCAGGCTGTTTCCACCGGTAAGCGGGTCCGTAGCGAAACCAACCTCGGAACAGGAGCTGTTTCGATCAGCTCAGCTGCCGTTGAGCTCGCCCAGCTCAAGCTCGGCCAATCCCGGGGACTGGATCAACTGGTTACTCTTGAAAGCGAGCAGATCGCTGTTGTTGGTGCAGGGCGCATGAGCCGCCTGTTGCTCCAGCACCTTCAGGCCAAAGGTGCCTCGGGTGTTGTTCTGCTGAACCGCACCGTTGAAAGGGCCGAGCAGCTGTCGGCTGATTTCCCTGATCTCCCTGTTCAGTGCAGGTCGCTCACGGATCTGGATCAGTACCTGAGCACATGCTCGCTGATGTTCACCAGTACCGCCGCTGATGATCCGATCATTGACGCCGCACGTCTTGCTCCTCTGAACCGGCGCAGCAAGCTGCGCTTGATTGATATCGGTGTGCCGCGCAATATCGCTGCTGATGCTGCCGATGTGGACGGGGTTGAATCCCACGATGTGGACGACCTGCAAGAGGTCGTTGCCCGTAACCAGGAAGCCCGTCAGGCCATGGCCCGGGAGGCTGAGCAGTTGCTTCAGCAAGAAGCGCAGCAGTTCCTCGAGTGGTGGGACAGCCTTGAGGCTGTGCCGACCATTAACCAGCTGCGCTCTTCGATGGAGTCGATCCGCTCGGAGGAACTCCAGAAAGCCCTCAGCCGAATGGGCCCTGATTTCTCAGCCCGGGAGCGCAAGGTTGTCGAAGCGCTGAGCAAGGGAATTATTAACAAAATCCTCCACACGCCGGTGACCCAGCTGCGGGCTCCCCAGACCCGTCAGGATCGCCAACAGGCCCTCCGAATTGTCGAACGGCTGTTCGATTTGGAAGCTTCTTGA
- the ilvD gene encoding dihydroxy-acid dehydratase — translation MLRSDAVTKGIQRSPNRAMLRAVGFGDSDFGKPILGIANGYSTITPCNVGLNDLAKRAEEAARQAGGMPQMFGTITVSDGISMGTEGMKYSLVSREVIADAIETACNGQSMDGVLAVGGCDKNMPGAMLAMARMNIPSVFVYGGTIKPGKLGGCDLTVVSAFEAVGQLTSGKIDEEQLTAVEKNACPGAGSCGGMFTANTMSAAIETIGLSLPYSSTMAAEDEEKADSAARSAEVLVEAVKANIRPLDLLTKEAFENAISVIMAVGGSTNAVLHLLAIARTAGVDLSIDDFERIRQRVPVICDLKPSGRYVTVDLHNAGGIPQVMKLLLDANLLHGDCRTVEGKSLKELLADVPSEPPSGQDVIRPLSNPLYAKGHLAILKGNLASEGSVAKISGVKTPVLTGPARVFESEEDCLAAILDKKIQAGDVVVVRNEGPVGGPGMREMLAPTSAIVGQGLGDKVALITDGRFSGGTYGLVVGHVAPEAAVGGTIGLVQEGDSITVDADQLLLQLNVDEAELDRRRAGWSKPEPLYRNGILGKYARLVSSSSRGATTDHAD, via the coding sequence ATGCTTCGCTCCGACGCCGTCACTAAGGGGATTCAGCGGTCTCCCAACCGCGCCATGTTGCGGGCCGTGGGCTTTGGAGACAGCGATTTCGGCAAGCCCATCCTGGGCATCGCCAACGGCTACAGCACCATCACCCCCTGCAATGTGGGGCTGAACGACCTGGCCAAACGAGCTGAGGAAGCGGCTCGGCAGGCCGGAGGAATGCCACAGATGTTCGGAACCATCACCGTGAGTGATGGAATCTCCATGGGCACCGAAGGGATGAAGTACTCCCTGGTTAGCCGTGAAGTGATTGCTGACGCCATTGAAACGGCCTGCAATGGCCAGAGCATGGATGGGGTACTGGCCGTTGGTGGCTGCGACAAGAACATGCCCGGCGCCATGCTCGCTATGGCACGGATGAACATTCCTTCGGTGTTCGTCTACGGCGGCACGATCAAGCCGGGCAAGCTAGGCGGCTGTGATCTCACGGTGGTGAGCGCTTTTGAAGCGGTCGGCCAACTGACCAGCGGCAAGATCGACGAAGAGCAGCTCACCGCAGTTGAGAAAAATGCCTGCCCCGGGGCTGGCAGTTGCGGCGGCATGTTCACCGCCAACACCATGAGTGCCGCCATCGAAACGATCGGTCTCAGCCTCCCCTACAGCTCCACGATGGCTGCCGAGGACGAGGAAAAGGCCGACAGTGCCGCTCGCTCTGCAGAGGTGCTGGTGGAGGCCGTGAAAGCCAACATCCGGCCCCTGGATCTGCTTACCAAAGAAGCCTTTGAGAACGCCATCAGCGTGATCATGGCGGTGGGTGGCTCCACCAATGCGGTGCTGCACCTGCTGGCCATTGCCCGCACCGCCGGCGTCGACCTGAGCATCGATGACTTCGAACGGATTCGTCAGCGGGTGCCGGTGATCTGTGATCTCAAGCCCAGCGGCCGCTACGTGACCGTTGATCTGCACAACGCCGGCGGCATTCCCCAGGTGATGAAGCTGCTGCTGGATGCAAACTTGCTGCATGGCGACTGCCGAACGGTGGAGGGCAAAAGCCTGAAGGAGTTGCTGGCCGATGTGCCGTCGGAGCCGCCCTCCGGGCAGGACGTGATCCGCCCCCTGAGCAATCCGCTTTACGCCAAAGGGCACCTCGCCATCCTCAAGGGCAACCTCGCCAGCGAGGGAAGCGTGGCCAAGATCAGCGGTGTGAAGACTCCCGTGCTCACCGGCCCGGCGCGGGTGTTTGAAAGCGAGGAAGACTGCCTTGCCGCGATCCTCGACAAAAAGATCCAGGCCGGTGATGTGGTGGTGGTCCGCAACGAGGGTCCCGTCGGTGGACCGGGCATGCGGGAGATGCTGGCTCCCACCTCAGCGATCGTTGGTCAGGGCTTGGGGGACAAGGTCGCCCTGATCACCGATGGCCGCTTCAGCGGCGGCACCTATGGCCTGGTGGTGGGTCACGTGGCTCCTGAAGCTGCAGTTGGCGGAACCATCGGACTGGTTCAAGAAGGCGACAGCATCACGGTTGATGCTGATCAGCTGCTGCTTCAACTCAACGTGGATGAAGCGGAACTGGATCGCCGCCGGGCGGGATGGAGCAAGCCGGAACCGCTTTACCGCAACGGAATTCTCGGTAAATACGCGCGGCTCGTCTCCAGCTCAAGCCGGGGTGCGACAACCGACCACGCCGATTGA
- a CDS encoding uracil phosphoribosyltransferase, translating into MAMSLRVVVPPHPLIGHWLTMLRHRETPSALYATALQELGRWLTYEALRDWLPHRREIVPGIHGDTEGTLVEASVPLITIPVLPAGLELWQGGRSVLPDSSLCLGSCPQEIEANAGVILFFDQISDGEATLKLLQELKSKGVDGRRLRLITALCASPGLKLLGEAIPDLTLHTACIDEGVGEQGEIRPGIGDPVRRLNLRS; encoded by the coding sequence ATGGCCATGAGCTTGCGGGTGGTGGTTCCACCCCATCCCCTGATCGGCCATTGGCTGACAATGCTTCGGCATCGGGAAACCCCTTCGGCCCTCTACGCCACAGCCCTGCAAGAACTGGGCCGGTGGCTCACCTACGAAGCCCTGCGGGACTGGCTGCCCCATCGCCGGGAGATCGTGCCCGGAATCCATGGGGACACCGAAGGAACCCTCGTTGAAGCATCGGTACCGTTGATCACCATTCCAGTGCTGCCAGCAGGCCTCGAGCTTTGGCAGGGAGGACGATCCGTCCTTCCCGATTCCTCCCTCTGCCTGGGGTCGTGCCCACAGGAGATTGAAGCCAACGCTGGGGTGATTTTGTTTTTTGATCAGATCAGCGATGGTGAGGCCACCCTCAAGCTCCTGCAGGAGCTCAAGAGCAAGGGTGTGGATGGACGGCGGCTGCGGCTGATCACTGCCCTGTGCGCCAGTCCTGGACTGAAGCTGTTGGGTGAAGCGATTCCAGACCTAACGCTTCATACCGCCTGCATTGACGAAGGCGTGGGTGAGCAGGGTGAGATTCGTCCGGGAATCGGTGACCCTGTGCGACGGCTGAACCTCAGATCTTGA
- the glpX gene encoding class II fructose-bisphosphatase, translating to MDQTLIQEILEIVEQAAIASASLSGKGLKDEADALAVDAMRKRMNQIQMQGRIVIGEGERDEAPMLYIGEEVGTGTGPGVDFAVDPCEGTNLCAFNQRGSMAVLAASDRGGLFNAPDFYMKKLAAPPAAKGKVDIRKSATENIKILSECLGLPVDELNIVVMDRARHKDLIAEIRATGARIQPISDGDVQAAIACGFAGTGTHCLMGIGAAPEGVISAAAMRALGGHFQGQLVYDPAIAQTSEWADMTKEGNLARLAEMGIADPDKVYEAEELACGEHVCFAGSGITDGLLFDGVKFEKDCTRTSSLVISNLDNTCRFTNTVHIKDGAQSIALS from the coding sequence GTGGATCAGACCCTCATTCAGGAAATTCTCGAGATCGTCGAGCAGGCCGCCATCGCTTCCGCCTCGCTCTCCGGCAAAGGCCTGAAGGATGAAGCCGATGCATTGGCTGTCGATGCCATGCGCAAGCGCATGAATCAGATCCAGATGCAGGGCCGCATCGTGATTGGCGAGGGGGAACGCGATGAAGCCCCGATGCTCTACATCGGAGAAGAGGTCGGCACCGGCACCGGCCCCGGCGTTGACTTTGCTGTTGACCCTTGCGAAGGCACCAACCTCTGCGCCTTCAACCAGCGCGGCTCCATGGCTGTTCTCGCCGCATCCGACCGTGGCGGTCTGTTCAACGCCCCCGACTTTTACATGAAGAAGCTGGCTGCTCCTCCGGCAGCCAAGGGCAAGGTAGACATCCGCAAATCAGCCACTGAGAACATCAAGATTCTCAGCGAGTGCCTGGGACTCCCCGTCGACGAGCTGAACATCGTGGTGATGGATCGCGCCCGTCATAAAGACTTGATCGCTGAGATCCGTGCCACCGGCGCCCGCATCCAGCCCATCTCCGATGGAGACGTTCAAGCCGCCATCGCCTGTGGTTTTGCGGGTACCGGAACCCACTGCCTGATGGGCATCGGTGCTGCCCCTGAAGGTGTGATCTCCGCCGCTGCCATGCGCGCTCTTGGTGGCCATTTCCAGGGCCAACTGGTGTATGACCCTGCGATTGCTCAGACCTCCGAGTGGGCTGACATGACCAAAGAGGGCAACCTGGCGCGTCTCGCTGAGATGGGCATCGCTGATCCCGACAAGGTCTATGAAGCTGAGGAGCTGGCCTGCGGCGAACATGTTTGTTTCGCTGGCAGCGGCATCACGGATGGTCTGCTCTTTGATGGCGTTAAGTTCGAAAAGGACTGCACCCGCACAAGCAGCCTGGTGATCAGCAACCTGGACAACACTTGCCGCTTCACCAACACCGTGCATATCAAAGACGGCGCCCAGAGCATCGCTCTGAGCTGA
- a CDS encoding glucose-1-phosphate adenylyltransferase — MKRVLAIILGGGAGTRLYPLTKMRAKPAVPLAGKYRLIDIPISNCINSDINKMYVMTQFNSASLNRHLSQTYNLSNSFGGGFVEVLAAQQTPDSPTWFEGTADAVRKYQWLFQEWDVDEYLILSGDQLYRMDYSLFIEHHRRSGADLTVAALPVDPKQAEAFGLMRTDENGSIKEFREKPKGDSLLEMAVDTSRFGLSADSAKERPYLASMGIYVFSRKTLFDLLDKHPGHKDFGKEIIPEALARGDKLQSYVFDDYWEDIGTIGAFYEANLALTQQPTPPFSFYDEKFPIYTRPRYLPPSKLVDAQITNSIVGEGSILKSCSIHHCVLGVRSRIESDCVLQDTLVMGADFFESPDERAVLKERGGIPLGVGKGTTVRRAILDKNTRIGSGVSIINKDNVEEADRSDQGFYIRNGIVVVQKNATIADGTVI, encoded by the coding sequence ATGAAGCGGGTTTTGGCCATCATTCTGGGCGGCGGTGCAGGCACGCGCCTGTATCCGCTGACAAAAATGCGCGCGAAGCCGGCCGTCCCTCTGGCAGGCAAATATCGACTGATTGATATTCCGATTAGCAACTGCATCAACTCCGACATCAACAAGATGTACGTGATGACGCAGTTCAACAGTGCGTCATTGAACCGCCACCTCAGTCAGACCTACAACCTCAGCAATTCCTTCGGTGGCGGTTTTGTTGAGGTGCTCGCAGCTCAGCAAACACCTGACAGTCCCACTTGGTTTGAAGGTACTGCAGACGCTGTGCGCAAATACCAGTGGTTGTTCCAGGAATGGGACGTTGATGAATACCTGATTCTTTCCGGCGACCAGCTCTACCGGATGGATTACAGCCTCTTCATCGAGCACCACCGCCGCTCAGGCGCTGATCTCACCGTTGCTGCCCTTCCCGTTGATCCCAAGCAGGCAGAAGCTTTCGGTCTGATGCGGACCGATGAAAACGGCTCGATCAAGGAGTTCCGTGAGAAGCCCAAGGGTGATTCACTACTTGAGATGGCTGTCGACACCTCTCGCTTCGGTCTCAGTGCCGATTCAGCCAAGGAAAGGCCTTATCTGGCCTCGATGGGCATTTACGTCTTCAGCCGTAAGACCCTCTTTGATTTGCTCGACAAGCATCCCGGACACAAGGATTTCGGCAAGGAGATCATTCCCGAGGCTCTCGCGAGGGGCGACAAGCTTCAGAGCTACGTGTTCGATGACTACTGGGAAGACATTGGCACCATTGGTGCGTTCTATGAAGCCAACCTCGCGCTGACCCAACAACCCACGCCTCCCTTCAGCTTCTACGACGAGAAATTCCCCATCTACACCCGTCCTCGCTATTTGCCCCCCAGCAAGTTGGTCGACGCCCAGATCACCAATTCGATTGTTGGCGAAGGCTCGATCCTTAAGTCCTGCAGCATCCACCACTGTGTTCTCGGCGTGCGCAGTCGAATTGAAAGTGACTGCGTGCTTCAGGACACGCTGGTGATGGGGGCCGACTTCTTCGAATCCCCAGACGAACGTGCTGTCTTGAAAGAGCGCGGAGGCATTCCTCTTGGCGTGGGCAAGGGCACCACGGTCAGACGTGCAATTCTCGACAAGAACACCCGCATTGGTTCGGGTGTCTCGATTATTAACAAGGACAATGTGGAAGAAGCCGACCGTTCGGATCAGGGCTTCTACATCCGCAACGGCATTGTGGTGGTTCAGAAAAATGCCACCATCGCCGATGGGACGGTGATCTGA
- the cobW gene encoding cobalamin biosynthesis protein CobW — MAKRLPVTVITGFLGAGKTTVLRHLLIRGGQRLAVMVNEFGSVGLDGDLIRSCGFCPEEEVDGRLVELNNGCLCCTVQDDFLPTMETLLERADRLDGIVVETSGLALPRPLLQALDWPAIRSRVHVNGVVTLVDGEALAAGSPVADAEALERQRAEDPSLDHLTAIDDLFEDQLQAADLVLISRADCLDASEMAEVQGRIKDKVRPGTALLPVSQGQVETSVVLGLEHKPTPQEAHSHHDHDHHDHSHVDMVGSNVRVEGALDRQALEQLLPSLVSNHQVVRLKGRVWLPSKTLPLQIQMVGPRLNSWFEAAPSHAWRPDQGCGADLVVLALNEAAAPALESGLQRLVQATPAKASPAAATPES; from the coding sequence ATGGCTAAGCGTCTGCCGGTGACCGTGATCACCGGGTTTCTTGGGGCAGGCAAAACCACGGTGCTCCGCCATCTGCTCATCCGTGGCGGTCAGAGATTGGCCGTGATGGTCAACGAATTCGGCAGCGTTGGGCTTGATGGTGATCTGATCCGCAGCTGTGGCTTCTGTCCTGAGGAGGAGGTTGATGGCCGTTTGGTTGAGCTGAACAACGGCTGCCTTTGCTGCACGGTGCAGGACGACTTCCTGCCGACGATGGAGACGTTGCTTGAACGGGCGGATCGTTTGGATGGGATCGTTGTTGAAACCAGCGGTCTCGCTTTGCCACGGCCTCTGCTTCAGGCCCTGGATTGGCCGGCCATCCGCAGCCGTGTGCATGTGAATGGTGTGGTGACGCTGGTAGATGGCGAAGCTTTGGCTGCAGGCAGCCCGGTTGCTGATGCTGAAGCGCTGGAGCGGCAACGGGCCGAGGATCCCAGCCTCGATCACCTCACAGCGATCGACGACTTGTTTGAGGATCAACTCCAGGCCGCTGACCTGGTCTTAATTAGCCGGGCTGACTGCCTGGATGCATCGGAGATGGCTGAGGTACAGGGGCGGATTAAAGACAAAGTGCGCCCGGGTACCGCTCTGCTTCCTGTGTCTCAGGGACAGGTGGAGACGTCCGTTGTGTTGGGCCTTGAGCACAAGCCCACCCCCCAGGAGGCCCATAGCCATCACGACCATGACCATCACGATCACAGCCATGTCGACATGGTCGGCAGCAATGTTCGCGTTGAAGGGGCATTGGACCGTCAGGCCCTCGAGCAGCTGTTGCCCAGCCTCGTTAGCAATCACCAGGTGGTTCGACTCAAGGGACGTGTCTGGCTGCCCAGCAAAACGCTTCCGCTTCAGATCCAGATGGTGGGTCCGCGGTTGAACAGCTGGTTTGAAGCAGCTCCTAGCCATGCCTGGCGTCCCGATCAGGGCTGTGGTGCTGATCTGGTGGTGCTGGCTTTGAACGAGGCTGCAGCTCCGGCCCTGGAGTCCGGTCTTCAGAGGCTGGTGCAGGCCACACCGGCCAAGGCCAGCCCCGCGGCAGCCACGCCGGAGAGCTGA
- a CDS encoding CIA30 family protein codes for MQPPASEQILFQGSDFADWASLNDTIMGGRSSAGCRVTPDGLVLEGELVETGGGFVSCRSPRLQPPLDLSPYSALQLVVEGEGRILKIALGCRDGAMGLTELIPGGLRWVVDVPTQPSGVTPVVVPFADLRPTVRAKPVGLPLRFDPSGITRIQVLHSKFGDAGDLNPGFRAGSIRVLIRSIRALP; via the coding sequence ATGCAGCCGCCGGCCTCTGAACAGATCCTTTTCCAGGGCAGCGACTTTGCTGACTGGGCCAGCCTGAACGACACGATCATGGGCGGCCGATCCAGTGCCGGTTGTCGCGTGACCCCCGACGGACTCGTGCTGGAGGGGGAGCTGGTGGAGACCGGTGGTGGTTTCGTGAGCTGCCGCTCCCCTCGCCTGCAGCCCCCGCTCGATCTGTCCCCTTATTCAGCACTTCAGCTGGTTGTTGAGGGTGAGGGACGCATTTTGAAGATTGCCCTCGGTTGCCGGGATGGAGCCATGGGACTCACCGAACTGATTCCCGGTGGTCTCCGCTGGGTGGTGGATGTTCCGACTCAACCGTCAGGCGTGACCCCTGTTGTGGTGCCATTCGCCGACCTCAGACCCACGGTTCGTGCCAAGCCCGTTGGCTTACCGCTGCGCTTCGATCCCAGTGGCATCACCCGCATTCAGGTGTTGCACTCGAAATTCGGCGATGCTGGGGATTTAAATCCGGGGTTTCGCGCTGGCTCCATCCGTGTGCTGATCCGTTCAATCCGCGCCTTGCCCTGA
- a CDS encoding pentapeptide repeat-containing protein, with the protein MASLLAVITLAFSTVVWAESVQAITAPELRGQFAVQEISADMHGLDLKEKEFLKADLREVNLSGTDLRGAVINTSQLQGADLRDADLSDVVGFASHFEGADLRGANFTNAMMMQSRFTDAQIDGADFTNAVIDLPQQRALCVRADGSNPISGVSTRESLGCRP; encoded by the coding sequence ATGGCCTCGCTGCTGGCGGTGATCACGCTTGCGTTCAGCACTGTTGTTTGGGCTGAATCAGTTCAGGCCATCACCGCTCCCGAGCTGCGTGGTCAGTTCGCAGTTCAGGAGATCAGCGCCGATATGCACGGTCTTGACCTAAAGGAAAAAGAGTTCCTCAAGGCCGATTTGCGGGAGGTGAATCTCAGCGGCACGGACCTGCGCGGTGCTGTGATCAATACCTCGCAACTGCAAGGGGCCGATCTCCGTGATGCCGATCTCTCCGATGTTGTGGGTTTTGCCAGCCACTTCGAGGGGGCCGATCTTCGGGGGGCCAACTTCACCAACGCGATGATGATGCAGAGCCGTTTCACGGACGCGCAGATCGACGGTGCTGATTTCACCAACGCAGTGATCGATCTTCCCCAACAGCGGGCCCTCTGTGTTCGGGCGGATGGATCCAATCCGATCAGTGGTGTCTCTACCCGTGAGAGCCTGGGCTGCCGCCCTTAA
- the gndA gene encoding NADP-dependent phosphogluconate dehydrogenase yields the protein MSKSHFGLIGLGVMGENLVLNAERNGFSSVVYNRTYAKTEDFLQGRGKDKNIQGATDLEDFVGKLERPRRILMMVKAGSAVDAVVDQLSPYLEEGDLLIDGGNSDYHDTERRVKQLESKSFGFIGMGVSGGAKGALEGPSMMPGGTKTSYEAIENLVNKMAAQVEDGPCVTYIGPGGSGHLVKTVHNGIEYGIEQILAEGYDLMKRVKGMTGVQMADVLGQWNTTEELSSYLVEITEVCLRTKDPVDGTDLVEKITDQAGQKGTGLWTVVTALQMGASVPTIYASLNARVMSSMKPQRVAAESILKGPAIKDFDMGTPDDAMAPLMDATVLSCIASYAQGMELLRIASQDLDYELHMPSIAQIWKGGCIIRARLLKRIQDAFHADPQLPNLMVDPWFAEQINRRLPGLAQVVAGAAEAGIPVPCFSSTLDYINSYRSGRLPQNLVQAMRDCFGSHTYQRVDKEGTFHTEWLS from the coding sequence ATGTCCAAGTCTCACTTTGGCCTCATTGGTCTTGGCGTGATGGGCGAGAACCTCGTCCTGAATGCGGAGCGCAACGGTTTCTCCAGCGTTGTCTACAACCGCACCTACGCCAAAACCGAAGACTTCCTCCAGGGGCGTGGCAAGGACAAGAACATTCAGGGCGCTACGGACCTCGAAGATTTCGTTGGCAAGTTGGAACGCCCCCGCAGGATTTTGATGATGGTGAAGGCGGGGTCTGCCGTCGATGCTGTTGTTGATCAGCTCTCTCCCTATCTCGAAGAAGGTGATCTGCTGATTGATGGAGGCAACTCCGACTACCACGACACCGAACGTCGGGTGAAGCAACTCGAAAGCAAGAGCTTCGGCTTCATCGGCATGGGTGTGTCCGGTGGCGCCAAAGGTGCCCTGGAGGGGCCGAGCATGATGCCCGGAGGAACCAAGACTTCCTACGAGGCCATCGAGAACCTTGTGAACAAGATGGCGGCTCAGGTCGAAGACGGACCTTGCGTCACATACATCGGTCCAGGGGGGTCAGGACACCTGGTTAAAACCGTCCACAACGGGATCGAATACGGCATCGAGCAGATCCTTGCCGAGGGCTATGACCTGATGAAGCGGGTCAAGGGAATGACCGGTGTGCAGATGGCCGACGTTCTCGGTCAATGGAACACCACAGAAGAGTTGTCGTCGTATCTGGTGGAAATCACAGAGGTGTGTCTCCGCACCAAGGATCCCGTCGATGGCACTGATCTTGTGGAAAAAATCACCGATCAGGCTGGCCAGAAGGGCACGGGCCTCTGGACCGTGGTGACGGCGTTGCAGATGGGTGCCTCTGTTCCCACCATTTATGCCTCTCTCAATGCAAGGGTGATGAGCTCGATGAAGCCCCAACGCGTGGCGGCCGAATCGATCCTCAAAGGACCTGCCATCAAGGACTTTGATATGGGAACGCCTGACGATGCCATGGCTCCGTTGATGGATGCCACGGTGCTGAGCTGCATCGCCAGTTATGCCCAGGGCATGGAGCTTCTGCGTATCGCCTCCCAGGACCTCGACTACGAACTCCACATGCCGTCGATCGCTCAGATCTGGAAGGGTGGGTGCATCATTCGGGCCCGTCTGCTGAAGCGCATTCAGGATGCTTTCCACGCTGATCCCCAGCTGCCCAACCTGATGGTTGATCCTTGGTTCGCTGAACAGATCAACCGACGGCTGCCCGGACTGGCTCAAGTGGTGGCCGGTGCCGCCGAAGCCGGTATTCCCGTTCCCTGCTTCAGCAGCACCCTCGACTACATCAACAGCTACCGCTCAGGTCGCCTTCCTCAGAACCTGGTTCAGGCGATGCGCGATTGCTTCGGCTCCCACACCTATCAAAGGGTCGACAAGGAGGGCACGTTCCACACCGAATGGCTCAGCTGA